From uncultured Bacteroides sp., a single genomic window includes:
- a CDS encoding RagB/SusD family nutrient uptake outer membrane protein yields the protein MKHFSKWFIGTFVVATMATSCVDDIKFGDSFLEKAPGVAVTQDTIFGKAEYARRFLWNTYSKLYYGLATNWNMVDGKMNTGMFEALSDCWHSHNSWDGLNRKYYSGGYKASDEDDADDTRFGYTKENCWVAIRASLLFIENVERVPDMDDSEEKRLAAEAKVIIASRYFDLFRHYGGLPILDKSYDVQSSYELPRATVEETVNYMVRLLDEASAALPWDLDADGESNWQGRFTKAAAMGLKCKVLLFAASPLFNDNQPYCTDEPQDAVTKHQVWYGAYKPELWTQCLKACEDFFTELSSQGHYALMQPAGTTTDAYRSAFNAAYFTRQDNAELLISTRIIGKYNWDWWYYWGDWVGYGGYTPTEEYVEMFPMADGTPFTWDNSTIAANPFFTDNNYAKPIRDPRLYETILVNGAKYSGRAVELWLGGRENVSSTEKETGAYATGYGLYKFYKEGKGSLAGNYLEWPYLRLAEVYLIYAEALLKNNRLADAIKQVDIVRARVGLKGLVESNPTKQLTSDSNALMEEILRERACELGMEDVRLFDMVRNKRADLFMKTLHGLKVQRADGGSGSWSDKSSSIRGAFPTKFTYTKFELTNKSRAWWTNFSPRWYLSAFPPSEVNKGYGLTQNPGWK from the coding sequence ATGAAACATTTTAGTAAGTGGTTTATCGGAACATTTGTTGTAGCTACCATGGCTACGTCATGTGTTGATGACATAAAATTTGGTGATAGTTTCCTGGAAAAAGCTCCGGGTGTTGCTGTTACGCAAGATACAATTTTTGGAAAGGCTGAATATGCTCGTCGTTTTCTTTGGAATACATATAGTAAACTTTATTATGGGTTAGCTACCAACTGGAATATGGTAGATGGCAAAATGAACACTGGCATGTTTGAGGCTCTTTCTGACTGTTGGCATAGCCATAATTCATGGGATGGACTAAATAGAAAATATTATTCAGGTGGATATAAAGCAAGTGATGAAGATGATGCTGATGATACTCGATTTGGATATACAAAAGAAAATTGTTGGGTAGCGATACGAGCTTCTTTATTATTCATAGAGAATGTAGAGCGTGTTCCTGATATGGATGATAGCGAGGAAAAACGTTTGGCTGCAGAGGCTAAGGTTATTATAGCATCACGGTATTTCGACTTGTTTAGACATTATGGTGGATTGCCTATATTGGATAAGTCATATGATGTTCAGTCAAGTTATGAGTTACCTAGAGCAACAGTAGAAGAAACTGTTAATTACATGGTTCGCTTGCTTGATGAAGCATCTGCTGCTCTTCCTTGGGATTTGGATGCTGATGGTGAATCTAACTGGCAAGGTCGTTTTACAAAAGCTGCAGCTATGGGATTAAAATGTAAAGTGCTTCTTTTCGCTGCAAGTCCATTATTTAACGATAATCAGCCTTATTGCACAGATGAACCTCAGGACGCTGTAACTAAGCATCAGGTTTGGTATGGAGCATATAAACCTGAGTTGTGGACTCAATGTTTAAAGGCATGCGAAGATTTCTTTACGGAGTTAAGCTCACAAGGACATTATGCTTTAATGCAGCCTGCAGGAACAACAACTGATGCGTATAGAAGTGCATTTAATGCAGCTTATTTTACAAGACAAGACAATGCTGAACTATTGATTTCTACCAGAATTATTGGTAAGTACAACTGGGATTGGTGGTACTATTGGGGAGATTGGGTTGGTTATGGAGGTTACACTCCAACAGAAGAATATGTAGAGATGTTCCCTATGGCCGATGGTACTCCGTTTACCTGGGATAATTCTACAATTGCTGCAAATCCATTCTTTACAGATAATAATTATGCTAAACCTATCCGTGATCCGAGATTGTATGAAACCATACTTGTTAATGGTGCTAAATATAGTGGACGAGCAGTAGAACTTTGGTTAGGTGGTCGTGAAAACGTAAGCAGCACAGAAAAAGAAACAGGTGCGTATGCTACTGGTTACGGACTTTATAAATTCTACAAAGAAGGCAAAGGTAGTCTTGCCGGTAATTACTTGGAATGGCCTTATTTAAGATTAGCTGAAGTATATTTGATTTATGCAGAAGCTTTATTGAAGAATAACAGATTAGCTGATGCCATTAAACAAGTTGACATTGTTCGTGCAAGGGTTGGCTTAAAAGGTTTAGTAGAATCAAATCCAACCAAGCAACTTACAAGCGATTCAAATGCTCTTATGGAAGAGATTTTACGTGAACGTGCTTGTGAGTTAGGTATGGAAGATGTTCGTCTATTTGATATGGTTAGAAATAAACGTGCCGATCTGTTTATGAAAACATTACATGGATTAAAAGTTCAACGTGCAGATGGAGGTTCTGGTTCATGGTCTGATAAAAGCTCAAGTATCCGTGGAGCTTTCCCTACTAAGTTTACCTACACTAAATTTGAGTTAACTAATAAATCCCGTGCTTGGTGGACAAACTTTAGTCCTAGATGGTATTTATCTGCTTTCCCACCTTCAGAAGTCAATAAAGGTTATGGATTAACTCAAAACCCAGGTTGGAAGTAA
- a CDS encoding glycoside hydrolase family 16 protein: MSASAFGQKWKLVWSDEFNNTGKPNEKFWSFEKGFVRNEELQWYQADNAYCKNGVLVIEGRKEKVLNPGYNKEQTGWKNQREYAEYTSSSIKTEGKKEFLYGRVEVRAKIPVASGAWPAIWTLGKEMEWPSCGEVDLMEFYRINNVPSVLANAAWGTKTRWKAKWDGSNKPLSYFTKKDPDWANKFHIWRMDWDKDFIRLYLDSELLNEIDLSQSINQDGVNPFHQPQYLLLNLALGGNGGDPSQTKYPLTYEIDYVRIYQQK, translated from the coding sequence TTGTCGGCTTCGGCCTTCGGACAAAAATGGAAACTTGTCTGGAGCGATGAATTTAACAATACAGGGAAACCAAATGAGAAGTTCTGGAGCTTTGAAAAAGGATTTGTCCGTAACGAGGAATTGCAATGGTATCAGGCTGATAATGCATATTGTAAGAATGGTGTTTTAGTTATTGAAGGTCGTAAAGAGAAGGTCCTCAATCCAGGATATAATAAGGAACAGACTGGATGGAAGAATCAACGAGAGTATGCAGAGTATACATCGTCATCAATAAAAACAGAAGGTAAAAAGGAGTTTCTATATGGTCGTGTTGAAGTTAGAGCTAAAATACCTGTTGCAAGTGGAGCCTGGCCTGCCATATGGACATTAGGGAAAGAAATGGAATGGCCTTCCTGTGGTGAAGTTGATTTAATGGAATTCTATCGGATTAATAATGTTCCTTCAGTTTTGGCAAATGCTGCATGGGGAACAAAGACGAGATGGAAAGCTAAATGGGATGGATCAAACAAACCTCTCAGCTATTTTACAAAGAAAGATCCTGATTGGGCAAATAAATTTCATATCTGGCGTATGGATTGGGATAAGGACTTTATCCGATTGTATCTTGATAGTGAATTATTAAATGAAATAGATCTTTCACAATCAATAAATCAAGACGGGGTTAATCCATTTCATCAGCCGCAGTATCTTCTTTTGAATCTTGCTTTGGGTGGTAATGGGGGAGATCCTTCTCAAACAAAGTATCCATTAACCTATGAGATAGATTACGTGCGTATTTATCAGCAAAAATAG
- a CDS encoding SusC/RagA family TonB-linked outer membrane protein: MKNKIIALAIFACASLNSWAQNENNVTGRVIDSFGNPVSGALISIVNNPFIKVATDKDGKFEIMANKENVLKIQTADDATKTFPVGNTEKSVTIVMDFSTSKVNYGFGLEQVLAESTGAVSTANSESINKRSALTIGNSLYGNVLGLTNMQRTGATWDQKSAMYIRGLKTLNGNNGILVVVDGLERDNNWNVLNYITPEEVESVNVLKDAAALALYGYKGVNGVLNIVTKRGKYKSREISFSYDHAIDWQVRKPEMADAYTYASALNEALTNDGKAVRYSQNELNAFKSGQYPSLYPNVNWWKETFKNTGASDIATLSFRGGSTRMRYYTMMNLQANQGFIANSNKNVGYSTQEKFSKGNFRTNLDMDLSPNTKMQANIMGVLNEFSRPGLGSDNLISKLYLLPSAAFPIRTQDGLWGGNATWNGYYNPVALTQARGYTKGHTRALYADMALKQDLSDFVKGLGGNIRIGYDNIASYWENHSKEYKYGSQRVSSWLNGAPATYSNYTGGSDSEMSGDSKLDWQYRSFNFQANVDYQRQFGSHNLYTMLMYSYKYDNAKGVNQTFYHQNLAWYTHYGYKNRYFADFTLMNSASNVLETNHKWHLSPTVGLAWVMSNEDFMKNVNWVDFLKLRASWGILSTDNIPMLITNNTYTPYNGYWNQTVTGGGGYPIRDNFSNDGSWQEGTLPSLNGTTEKAHKYNIGLDAGLFKGLTLSVDGFYERRSDIWVNTSGKNSSVLGASNSYKNAGIVDSWGTEIGADYNKNIGDFTLTLGGKFTLSKNKIKEQLEAPQAYDYLRSTGKSVGQIFGLQATGYFVDQADINNSPTQQFGQVKPGDIKYKDQNNDGVINNNDFVAMGYNSIVPEIYYSFNLGLEWKGLGFSALFQGVGNYTAILGTISVYQPLVGNSTISNYYYANRWGAENPNARFPRLTTEAVDNNLKTSSVWMADRSFLKLRNCEIYYKLPASFLERIKIKNAKFYVRGVDLLCFDKIDVSDPEAMGISYPATRSVNFGLSLGF, from the coding sequence ATGAAAAATAAAATAATAGCTTTAGCAATATTTGCATGTGCAAGTTTAAATAGTTGGGCACAGAATGAAAATAATGTAACTGGTAGGGTTATAGATTCGTTCGGGAATCCCGTATCAGGAGCATTAATTTCAATAGTGAACAATCCTTTTATTAAGGTAGCTACTGATAAGGACGGAAAATTCGAAATCATGGCTAACAAAGAAAATGTATTGAAAATCCAAACAGCTGATGATGCAACAAAAACATTCCCGGTAGGAAACACTGAAAAATCAGTAACAATCGTAATGGATTTTTCTACAAGTAAAGTTAATTATGGCTTTGGCTTGGAACAAGTTTTGGCAGAGTCTACCGGAGCTGTTTCAACAGCCAATTCTGAAAGTATAAACAAACGTTCTGCATTAACTATCGGTAATTCTTTATATGGTAACGTTTTAGGATTAACTAATATGCAGAGAACAGGTGCTACCTGGGATCAGAAATCAGCTATGTATATAAGAGGACTGAAAACCCTTAACGGAAATAATGGTATATTGGTTGTGGTTGATGGATTGGAACGTGATAATAACTGGAATGTTTTGAATTACATTACTCCGGAAGAAGTTGAGTCAGTAAATGTTTTAAAAGATGCTGCGGCTTTGGCTTTATATGGATATAAAGGAGTGAATGGTGTTCTGAACATTGTTACTAAACGTGGTAAATACAAATCAAGAGAAATAAGTTTCAGTTATGATCATGCTATCGACTGGCAAGTTCGTAAACCAGAAATGGCCGATGCTTATACATATGCCAGTGCATTGAATGAAGCATTGACAAATGATGGTAAGGCTGTTCGTTACTCTCAGAATGAGTTGAATGCATTTAAGAGTGGACAGTATCCTTCTTTATATCCAAATGTAAATTGGTGGAAAGAAACATTCAAAAATACTGGAGCTTCCGATATTGCAACATTAAGCTTCCGTGGCGGTAGTACCAGAATGCGTTATTATACAATGATGAATTTGCAGGCTAACCAAGGGTTTATTGCTAATTCAAATAAGAATGTTGGTTATTCTACTCAGGAAAAATTCTCGAAAGGTAATTTCAGAACAAATCTGGATATGGATTTGTCTCCTAATACAAAGATGCAAGCTAATATTATGGGAGTATTGAATGAATTTAGTCGTCCGGGATTAGGTTCTGATAATCTTATTTCAAAACTTTATTTGCTTCCTTCTGCTGCATTCCCTATTAGAACTCAAGATGGACTTTGGGGAGGTAATGCTACATGGAATGGTTATTATAACCCAGTGGCTTTGACTCAGGCGCGTGGTTATACCAAAGGACATACCCGTGCATTATATGCCGATATGGCATTAAAGCAAGATCTTTCTGATTTTGTAAAAGGATTAGGAGGTAATATCCGTATTGGATATGACAATATCGCTTCATATTGGGAAAACCATTCCAAAGAATATAAATATGGTAGTCAAAGGGTTTCAAGTTGGTTGAATGGTGCTCCTGCAACATATAGTAATTACACAGGTGGTTCTGATAGTGAAATGAGTGGTGATAGTAAATTGGACTGGCAATATCGTTCATTCAATTTTCAGGCAAATGTGGATTATCAACGTCAGTTTGGTTCACACAACTTATATACAATGTTGATGTATTCATATAAATATGATAATGCAAAGGGTGTAAACCAGACTTTCTATCATCAGAATTTAGCGTGGTATACTCATTATGGATACAAGAATCGTTATTTTGCTGATTTTACATTGATGAATTCGGCTTCTAATGTTCTTGAAACAAATCATAAGTGGCATCTTTCTCCTACAGTTGGATTAGCGTGGGTAATGTCTAATGAAGACTTTATGAAGAATGTAAACTGGGTTGATTTCTTAAAACTTCGTGCTTCATGGGGGATTTTGAGTACAGACAATATTCCAATGTTGATTACAAATAATACTTATACTCCTTATAATGGTTATTGGAACCAAACCGTAACTGGTGGTGGTGGTTATCCTATAAGAGATAACTTTAGTAATGACGGTAGCTGGCAGGAAGGAACTTTACCTTCTTTGAATGGCACTACAGAAAAAGCACATAAATACAATATTGGTTTAGATGCGGGTTTATTTAAAGGTTTAACATTATCTGTTGATGGTTTCTATGAAAGACGTTCTGATATTTGGGTTAACACTTCCGGAAAGAACTCTTCAGTACTGGGTGCTTCCAATTCTTATAAAAATGCAGGAATTGTTGATAGCTGGGGTACTGAGATTGGAGCTGATTACAACAAAAATATCGGCGATTTCACTCTGACTCTTGGAGGTAAGTTTACTCTTTCTAAAAACAAGATAAAAGAACAGCTGGAAGCTCCTCAGGCTTATGATTATTTGCGCTCAACTGGTAAGTCGGTAGGACAAATATTTGGTTTGCAAGCTACCGGATATTTTGTTGATCAGGCAGATATAAATAACAGTCCAACACAACAATTTGGTCAGGTGAAACCGGGTGATATAAAATATAAAGATCAGAATAATGATGGTGTTATCAATAATAACGACTTTGTTGCTATGGGATATAATTCAATTGTTCCTGAAATTTATTATTCATTCAATTTAGGTTTGGAATGGAAAGGTTTAGGTTTCAGTGCTTTATTCCAGGGAGTAGGTAACTATACTGCAATATTAGGAACTATAAGCGTTTATCAACCTTTGGTAGGTAACTCTACTATATCTAATTATTATTATGCTAACAGATGGGGTGCTGAAAATCCAAATGCCCGTTTCCCTCGATTAACAACTGAAGCTGTAGATAATAACTTAAAAACAAGTTCTGTTTGGATGGCCGATCGTTCATTCTTAAAATTACGTAACTGTGAAATCTATTATAAGTTACCAGCTTCATTCTTAGAAAGAATAAAGATCAAGAATGCTAAATTTTATGTTAGAGGAGTTGATTTGCTATGCTTTGATAAGATTGACGTAAGTGATCCTGAAGCAATGGGAATATCATATCCTGCAACACGTTCTGTGAATTTTGGGCTATCTCTTGGCTTTTAA
- a CDS encoding glycoside hydrolase family 43 protein yields MACVAFFSVQVGAVNKSFYPGKLWPDDKGVHINAHGGGMLYYQGRYYWFGEYKSEATSSALVGVTCYSSSDLYNWKNNGVTLKVSEDEKSDITKGCIIERPKVVYNKKTKKFVMWFHLELKGQGYVASRVGVAVSGNVTGPYKFVRSFRANPGIYPANMTDEQKKLNLNSKDYEKWWTPEWYKAVSDGLFARRDLKDGQMSRDMTIFVDDNGKAYHIYSSEENLTLQIAELTDDYLGHSGKYIRIFPGGHNEAPSIFKKDGVYWMITSGCTGWDPNEARMFSATNIWGPWKQHPNPCVGDDAKLTFHSQSAYIQKVEGKKDAYIFMADRWTPKYPIDARYIWLPILFENDKPVLKWFDQWNLSIFKAN; encoded by the coding sequence ATGGCTTGTGTAGCCTTTTTCAGTGTTCAGGTTGGTGCAGTAAATAAATCATTTTATCCGGGTAAGTTATGGCCCGATGATAAAGGAGTGCACATTAATGCACACGGAGGTGGAATGCTATATTATCAGGGTAGGTACTATTGGTTTGGAGAGTATAAAAGTGAAGCTACCAGCAGTGCTTTGGTAGGAGTGACTTGTTATTCTTCTTCCGATTTGTATAACTGGAAAAACAATGGCGTTACTTTGAAAGTGTCAGAAGATGAGAAGAGTGATATTACCAAAGGATGTATAATTGAACGCCCTAAAGTGGTATATAACAAGAAAACAAAGAAATTTGTGATGTGGTTCCATCTTGAACTGAAAGGACAAGGGTATGTGGCTTCCCGCGTGGGAGTAGCTGTTAGTGGTAATGTAACAGGACCATATAAGTTTGTTCGTTCATTCCGAGCTAATCCGGGAATATATCCGGCTAATATGACGGATGAACAAAAAAAACTTAATTTGAATAGTAAGGATTATGAGAAGTGGTGGACTCCGGAATGGTATAAGGCGGTATCTGATGGATTATTTGCCAGAAGAGATCTGAAGGATGGTCAGATGTCACGGGATATGACCATATTTGTGGATGATAATGGAAAAGCTTATCATATATATTCTTCAGAAGAGAACCTGACTTTGCAGATTGCTGAACTGACGGATGACTATCTAGGTCATTCCGGAAAGTATATCCGTATTTTCCCGGGTGGACACAATGAAGCTCCGTCTATCTTTAAGAAAGATGGCGTTTACTGGATGATTACTTCGGGTTGTACCGGATGGGATCCTAACGAAGCACGTATGTTTTCAGCTACTAATATATGGGGACCGTGGAAACAACATCCAAATCCTTGTGTGGGCGATGATGCAAAACTGACTTTCCATTCGCAAAGTGCTTATATCCAGAAAGTAGAAGGCAAAAAAGATGCCTATATTTTTATGGCCGACCGATGGACACCAAAGTATCCTATTGACGCTCGTTATATTTGGCTACCTATTCTTTTTGAAAATGACAAACCGGTCTTGAAATGGTTCGATCAGTGGAATCTTAGTATATTTAAAGCAAACTGA
- a CDS encoding discoidin domain-containing protein has translation MKLKFIYSLAVVFLLLMNACDDKIEQFEIVGYTGVPASIEAKTVQSEALPGQIKLKWQAPAGDFAYLQIKYYDPLQKKDVYKIASKGTTEILISNTRARYGAYKFYFQTFNSANEGGDINTVEATSGAAPSVTTVVDKTKIALTETQLSTNAQEPTEGPIKNLLDGNAGTFFHTRWSSPQIPLPQYIQINFNEAHQNFLIYYMNRNNSGTSARPSSAELQISNDGQNWETVTTLSGLPSAASAEYTSNYVAPGKTFTYFRFNVTATSGNANYFNMAEFAIYDVKLNVYNPETDEKD, from the coding sequence ATGAAACTAAAATTTATATATTCATTAGCAGTTGTATTTCTTCTGCTAATGAATGCATGTGATGATAAAATTGAGCAATTTGAAATAGTTGGGTATACCGGTGTTCCTGCTTCTATTGAGGCTAAGACAGTTCAGTCGGAGGCATTACCCGGACAAATAAAACTTAAATGGCAGGCTCCTGCTGGAGATTTTGCTTATTTGCAGATTAAATATTATGATCCGTTACAAAAGAAGGATGTGTATAAAATAGCATCAAAAGGTACTACCGAGATACTTATTAGTAATACTAGAGCCCGTTATGGAGCATATAAATTTTATTTCCAGACATTTAATTCGGCAAATGAAGGTGGTGATATTAATACGGTTGAGGCTACTTCTGGAGCAGCACCTTCTGTTACTACTGTGGTAGATAAAACAAAAATTGCTCTGACAGAAACTCAATTAAGTACAAATGCTCAGGAACCAACAGAGGGTCCGATAAAAAATCTTCTCGATGGAAACGCTGGAACTTTCTTCCATACAAGATGGAGCTCTCCTCAAATTCCATTGCCTCAGTATATCCAGATAAACTTTAATGAGGCTCATCAAAACTTTTTGATCTATTATATGAATAGAAATAATTCAGGAACTTCTGCAAGACCAAGTAGTGCTGAATTACAGATAAGTAATGATGGTCAGAATTGGGAAACAGTAACTACTCTTTCCGGTTTACCAAGTGCTGCAAGTGCTGAGTATACATCAAACTATGTTGCTCCTGGTAAGACATTTACTTACTTTCGTTTTAATGTGACCGCTACTAGTGGAAATGCGAATTATTTTAATATGGCAGAATTTGCAATATATGATGTAAAACTAAATGTTTATAACCCTGAAACAGATGAAAAGGATTAA
- a CDS encoding family 16 glycosylhydrolase — MRKSIITNVAAISMAAILSTFYACDDKDNVSKNSVDLSLLCLKQSADCWNGSDATVSMKIASSEEKDTVINLSLALYQNRIADHEASADLVIDKDSLASLISKAEKGSFYEKAQLLPDSYYELSSKQLSMKAGEKESSSLAITIHKDMLLADGIVKRNGKFVLPVKIENSNSYKINKKVNSLMLVFKFADFDETKPDPALPESEKDGMTLIWSDEFNGSGAPDSNNWTYENGFVRNEELQWYQADNAQCKDGTLILTGKKERVQNPNYVAGSSNWKTNRQYAEYTSTSMTTHSKFDFQYGRLEVRAKIPTGKGAWPAIWTLGNWYDWPSCGEIDLLEYYLISGEPYILANTAWGTDKAWTAQWNSVKTKFSDFTAKDPDWAKKYHIWRMDWNENEIDLYVDDVLFNTTKQSQTQNGSAANYTWPFKQKQYILLNLAIGGNGGTPSDDVFPMQYMIDYVRVYQKKI, encoded by the coding sequence ATGAGAAAATCAATTATAACTAATGTCGCAGCTATTTCAATGGCTGCGATATTATCTACATTTTACGCTTGCGATGACAAAGATAATGTGTCAAAAAATAGTGTAGATCTTTCATTGCTTTGCCTGAAGCAATCTGCTGATTGCTGGAATGGCTCAGATGCTACTGTATCAATGAAGATTGCATCTTCAGAAGAAAAAGATACAGTAATCAATTTAAGTCTGGCATTATACCAGAACCGGATTGCCGACCATGAAGCTAGTGCTGATCTTGTTATTGATAAAGATTCACTGGCGTCATTGATTAGCAAAGCAGAAAAGGGTAGTTTTTATGAGAAAGCACAGCTCTTGCCCGATAGTTATTATGAATTATCATCTAAACAGCTATCAATGAAGGCTGGTGAGAAAGAAAGCTCTTCCTTAGCTATTACTATCCATAAAGATATGTTGCTGGCAGATGGCATCGTAAAAAGAAACGGTAAGTTTGTTTTGCCCGTTAAGATTGAAAACTCAAATTCTTATAAAATAAATAAGAAGGTAAATTCTTTGATGTTGGTTTTTAAGTTTGCTGATTTCGATGAGACGAAACCTGACCCAGCTTTACCGGAAAGTGAAAAAGATGGAATGACATTGATATGGAGCGATGAGTTCAATGGTAGTGGTGCTCCTGATTCAAACAACTGGACTTATGAAAATGGCTTTGTTCGTAATGAGGAGTTACAATGGTACCAGGCTGATAATGCCCAATGTAAAGATGGAACTTTAATACTAACAGGAAAGAAAGAAAGAGTTCAGAATCCTAATTATGTTGCAGGTAGTAGCAATTGGAAAACAAATCGTCAATATGCAGAGTACACTTCAACTTCAATGACTACTCATAGTAAGTTTGATTTTCAGTATGGACGTCTTGAAGTTCGTGCAAAGATACCTACTGGTAAAGGAGCATGGCCTGCAATCTGGACGCTTGGTAATTGGTATGATTGGCCATCCTGTGGTGAGATTGATTTGCTTGAATATTATTTAATAAGCGGTGAGCCTTATATACTGGCAAACACAGCTTGGGGAACAGATAAGGCATGGACAGCTCAATGGAACTCTGTGAAAACAAAATTCTCGGACTTTACAGCTAAAGATCCTGATTGGGCAAAGAAATATCATATTTGGCGCATGGATTGGAATGAAAATGAGATTGATTTGTACGTAGATGATGTTTTATTTAATACAACAAAACAGTCTCAGACTCAGAATGGATCTGCAGCAAACTATACATGGCCATTTAAGCAAAAACAATATATATTATTGAATTTGGCTATCGGCGGTAATGGAGGAACTCCGAGTGACGACGTTTTCCCAATGCAATATATGATTGATTATGTTCGTGTATACCAAAAGAAAATATAA
- a CDS encoding RagB/SusD family nutrient uptake outer membrane protein encodes MKLKNIFIGLGCVLAFSSCTNEMDYHEYTVYGKDYVFTDFGRTSGFVTNIYSYLDSDLPSSGSLSSACDESEYAWSWSNIHDFYNGSWGPLNSYSMWGYYRAIREANYYLKEFPNADFSELKFDKDYQAQMNRFNRYQYEVRLLRAYYYFLLVRAYGDIPFTTNVLTEDEANKLERTPAATVFQFITDECDAVADKLPINYNDLKEDASTIGSVETGRVTRGMALALKARTLLYQASPLFNANNDLALWKKAAEASKAVIDYCSLNKIKLGKYSALWGTENWKASEMIFVRRLGDTNSPEIINFPVGMENGNSGNCPTQTLVDSYEMKTTGKAWDETESGYDPQKPYTNRDPRLSMTVAVNGEKWPSTNANLLEIYIGGRNGLPISGATPTGYYLKKYLDGTIDISAQNSSGGKRHNWITFRLGEFYLNYAEAVFKYLGSADAIDEQFTMSAKDAVNVIRNREDVKMPAFPAGLSNADFWKKYERERMVELAFEGHRFWDVRRWKEGDKFKSIVRMEISKDNNNYTYNRVIKNRIWDDKMYLFPIPDVEIRKNPNLTQNPGW; translated from the coding sequence ATGAAATTAAAAAATATATTCATAGGCTTAGGTTGTGTACTTGCTTTTTCATCTTGTACTAATGAAATGGATTATCACGAGTATACAGTATATGGTAAAGACTATGTCTTTACAGACTTTGGTCGTACTAGTGGCTTTGTTACTAATATATATAGTTATCTTGATTCAGATCTGCCATCAAGTGGTTCACTCAGTTCTGCGTGTGATGAATCTGAATATGCATGGTCATGGTCTAATATTCATGATTTTTATAATGGATCATGGGGACCATTGAATTCATATTCAATGTGGGGATACTATAGAGCTATCAGAGAAGCAAACTACTATCTGAAAGAATTCCCGAATGCTGATTTCTCTGAGCTTAAGTTTGATAAAGACTATCAGGCACAGATGAATCGTTTCAATCGTTATCAGTATGAAGTCCGTCTGTTACGTGCTTATTATTATTTCTTATTAGTGAGAGCTTATGGGGATATACCATTTACAACAAATGTTCTTACAGAAGATGAGGCTAATAAATTAGAAAGAACTCCGGCTGCGACCGTTTTCCAATTTATAACAGACGAATGTGATGCTGTTGCTGATAAACTGCCTATAAACTACAATGATTTAAAAGAAGATGCATCAACAATAGGTAGTGTTGAAACTGGTCGTGTAACTCGTGGTATGGCTTTGGCATTGAAAGCAAGAACACTTTTGTATCAGGCAAGTCCTTTATTTAATGCAAATAATGATTTAGCTTTGTGGAAAAAAGCTGCTGAAGCTAGTAAAGCTGTTATTGATTATTGTAGTCTGAATAAAATTAAGCTTGGCAAATATTCAGCTTTATGGGGAACTGAAAACTGGAAAGCTTCAGAAATGATTTTTGTGAGAAGATTAGGTGATACTAATTCTCCGGAAATAATAAATTTCCCTGTTGGTATGGAAAATGGTAATTCAGGAAACTGTCCGACACAAACTTTGGTTGATTCTTATGAAATGAAAACAACCGGAAAGGCATGGGATGAAACTGAAAGTGGTTATGATCCTCAAAAACCATATACAAACAGAGACCCACGATTAAGTATGACCGTTGCTGTTAATGGAGAGAAATGGCCTAGTACAAATGCTAATTTATTAGAGATATATATTGGAGGTAGAAATGGTCTACCTATATCTGGCGCTACTCCAACAGGATATTACTTGAAGAAATATTTAGATGGAACAATTGATATCAGTGCTCAAAATAGTAGTGGTGGAAAACGACACAACTGGATTACTTTCAGATTAGGCGAGTTTTATTTAAATTATGCTGAGGCTGTATTTAAATATTTAGGTTCGGCAGATGCAATAGATGAACAATTTACAATGTCCGCAAAAGATGCTGTTAATGTTATCCGTAATCGTGAAGACGTTAAGATGCCGGCATTCCCTGCAGGATTATCAAACGCTGATTTCTGGAAAAAGTACGAACGCGAGCGTATGGTTGAGTTAGCTTTCGAAGGACATCGTTTCTGGGATGTTCGTCGCTGGAAAGAAGGTGATAAGTTTAAGAGTATTGTTAGAATGGAGATTTCAAAAGATAATAATAATTATACTTATAACCGTGTTATAAAGAATCGTATCTGGGATGATAAGATGTATTTATTCCCTATTCCGGATGTTGAAATAAGAAAGAATCCTAATCTTACTCAAAATCCAGGTTGGTAA